One region of Eleutherodactylus coqui strain aEleCoq1 chromosome 5, aEleCoq1.hap1, whole genome shotgun sequence genomic DNA includes:
- the LOC136627339 gene encoding oocyte zinc finger protein XlCOF6.1-like → MQHQESHTGEKPFSCSQCGKCFAVQSNLVKHQRIHTGEKPFPCSECGKCFAVQSNLVKHQRIHTGEKPFPCSECGKCFASKISLVRHQIIHTGEKPFSCSDCGKCFAVQSEK, encoded by the coding sequence ATGCAACATCAAGaatctcacacaggagagaagccgttttcttgttcacaatgtgggaaatgttttgcagtgcaatcaaaccttgttaaacatcagagaattcacacaggagagaagccgtttccttgttcagaatgtgggaaatgtttcgcaGTGCAATCaaaccttgttaaacatcagagaattcacacaggagagaagccgtttccttgttcagaatgtgggaaatgtttcgcaAGCAAAATAagccttgttagacatcagataattcacacaggagagaagcctttttcTTGTTCagactgtgggaaatgttttgcagtacaATCAGAGAAGTaa